One Paenibacillus riograndensis SBR5 DNA segment encodes these proteins:
- a CDS encoding YcnI family protein, protein MNRLFRKIAVLAAPSAAALMLSAAAASAHVTVAPAQSATGAWETYTLKVPSEKDVATVQIDLRVPAGAEFKQYEVVPGWDVKIDGNKISWVSTGAGIQAGQFQRFYFTAKNPDTKGDIAWDAYQHYADGSLVQWSGEEGSETPHSVTEIVQASAGGGSHSGMAMDDHGAMNVGDKDSMSMDEHNAIMEEQDKASGTSPMIYIALGISLLSFLLAAIALLRKRT, encoded by the coding sequence ATGAACAGACTGTTTCGTAAAATAGCGGTACTGGCTGCGCCATCGGCGGCAGCCTTGATGCTGTCCGCAGCGGCAGCTAGTGCGCATGTGACCGTCGCTCCGGCTCAATCTGCCACCGGTGCATGGGAGACGTATACTCTAAAAGTGCCTTCCGAAAAAGACGTTGCTACTGTACAGATCGATCTGCGTGTTCCCGCAGGAGCGGAATTCAAGCAATACGAGGTTGTACCGGGCTGGGATGTGAAGATTGACGGCAACAAAATCAGCTGGGTGTCCACCGGAGCAGGAATCCAGGCCGGGCAGTTTCAGCGTTTTTACTTCACGGCCAAGAACCCCGACACCAAGGGCGATATTGCCTGGGACGCCTATCAGCATTATGCTGACGGCAGCCTGGTGCAGTGGTCCGGAGAGGAAGGCTCGGAAACCCCCCATTCCGTCACCGAGATTGTACAGGCATCAGCCGGCGGCGGCAGTCATTCCGGCATGGCGATGGATGATCACGGTGCAATGAACGTGGGTGACAAGGATTCCATGAGCATGGACGAGCACAATGCGATTATGGAGGAACAGGATAAAGCATCCGGCACATCCCCTATGATCTACATTGCACTTGGCATTTCCTTGCTGTCTTTTCTGCTGGCGGCGATTGCGCTGCTGCGAAAACGGACATAA
- a CDS encoding CotH kinase family protein produces MKARAESFLLIICGLVLAITIAGCQTINPSADNNSTTTDTQNKQANEQSLDTEVFPKDRVVDVKITMKPDDFQDMLDHASAEEYKEASVEYGGIKLDHVGVRTKGNLSLRSVVQMSDSDRYSFKLSFDEYVNQNLLGISKINLNNNYSDASYMREFLTYELAESIGLPTPKYSFVNIYVNDELKGFYLAVEQIGDAYLERNFGNSYGALYKGVMTGQGSDLTWLGDDASLYTGLEMKSEKSNDDIVVDMLDELNNGTDVEKYINIDDALGYIALNAVTGNMDSYLGGNKQNYYLYEDEGVFSILPWDYNMAFGGMGSSDVLIDEPTQGALAERPLVAKLLADKEYKAKYHEIIQKMLDGYLQTGTFQARIDELDAMISGYVKADPSAFYTFEQYESGITAVKTFMATMASNVSQQLDGTLPSSGDGSGSGGGMGGGFGGGQGGGIGANGPVAGAQPGAAGAQPGAAAGAQQGAAAGYGRAAQGGGPGGVPGAMGGPAFPEGGNGPGGDMGDFGGGMPGGGFGGAGGAQQQGSMSEVITTGVAVVVLLLTAAFVTFYKRRHL; encoded by the coding sequence ATGAAAGCACGAGCTGAATCATTCCTGCTGATCATATGCGGCCTGGTGCTGGCAATCACCATAGCTGGTTGTCAGACAATCAATCCATCTGCGGATAACAACAGTACAACTACAGACACGCAGAATAAGCAGGCAAATGAGCAGAGTCTGGATACGGAGGTTTTTCCAAAAGACAGGGTTGTGGATGTGAAAATTACGATGAAGCCTGACGACTTTCAGGACATGCTGGATCATGCCAGTGCTGAAGAATACAAGGAAGCCTCCGTGGAATACGGCGGGATCAAGCTGGATCATGTGGGAGTGCGGACCAAAGGCAATCTGAGCCTGCGCAGTGTCGTCCAGATGAGCGATTCCGACCGCTACAGCTTCAAGCTTTCTTTTGACGAGTATGTGAACCAGAATTTATTGGGCATCAGTAAAATCAATCTCAACAATAATTACAGCGATGCCTCATATATGAGGGAATTTCTGACCTATGAGCTGGCGGAAAGCATAGGGCTTCCTACGCCGAAGTATTCTTTTGTCAACATCTATGTCAACGATGAGCTGAAGGGTTTCTATCTTGCGGTAGAGCAGATTGGCGATGCCTATCTGGAACGCAACTTCGGCAATTCCTACGGTGCGCTGTATAAAGGTGTAATGACCGGACAAGGCAGCGATCTGACCTGGCTCGGCGATGATGCCTCGCTCTATACCGGGCTTGAAATGAAGTCGGAGAAGTCGAACGATGATATTGTTGTCGATATGCTGGATGAGCTCAATAACGGCACTGATGTTGAAAAGTATATAAATATTGATGACGCATTGGGCTACATTGCGCTGAATGCCGTAACCGGCAATATGGACAGCTATCTCGGGGGGAACAAGCAGAACTATTACTTGTATGAGGATGAAGGGGTGTTTTCGATCCTGCCGTGGGATTACAATATGGCTTTTGGCGGCATGGGCAGTTCGGATGTGCTGATTGACGAGCCGACGCAAGGCGCGCTCGCCGAACGTCCGCTGGTGGCCAAGCTGCTGGCGGACAAGGAATACAAAGCGAAATACCATGAGATTATCCAGAAAATGCTCGATGGCTATCTGCAGACCGGCACCTTCCAAGCGCGCATTGACGAGCTGGATGCCATGATATCCGGCTATGTGAAGGCTGACCCGTCCGCCTTTTACACGTTTGAGCAATACGAGAGCGGAATTACAGCCGTGAAGACGTTCATGGCGACTATGGCCTCAAACGTCTCCCAGCAGCTGGACGGCACCCTCCCCTCCTCCGGTGACGGCAGCGGCAGCGGCGGTGGCATGGGCGGCGGTTTTGGCGGCGGGCAAGGTGGCGGCATAGGTGCGAACGGCCCGGTGGCGGGCGCGCAGCCAGGTGCGGCGGGTGCGCAGCCAGGCGCGGCAGCGGGCGCGCAGCAGGGTGCGGCGGCGGGGTACGGCCGGGCCGCGCAAGGCGGCGGCCCTGGTGGAGTGCCGGGCGCCATGGGCGGACCGGCATTCCCCGAAGGCGGCAACGGCCCCGGCGGGGATATGGGTGATTTTGGCGGCGGCATGCCAGGCGGCGGCTTTGGCGGGGCTGGCGGGGCGCAGCAGCAAGGCAGCATGAGTGAAGTCATAACCACTGGTGTAGCAGTTGTTGTCCTCCTGCTTACGGCAGCGTTTGTCACCTTTTATAAACGCAGGCATCTCTGA
- a CDS encoding DUF4956 domain-containing protein has protein sequence MSSLSAQAAAAAPNPASGGTADTTNTFSDIIKNSVIDNFVSDISISKILITLAVAFLIGFFIYLLYKRVFSGVLYSKSFNVSLMGMTMITATVIIAINSNLVLSLGMVGALSIVRFRTPIKDPTDLIFLFWAAVAGIVTGAGFFTLAIAGSVIIGLILFLFIKNSSVETPYLLVINCEGDDSERAVHSHLSKSVKRYNVKQKTVTAGNIELTLELRLNDKEGSFVNTVSDISGVNNALLISYSGDYVS, from the coding sequence ATGAGCAGTTTATCAGCACAGGCCGCAGCTGCGGCGCCAAATCCTGCTTCAGGCGGGACGGCGGACACAACAAATACGTTTTCGGACATCATCAAAAATTCCGTGATCGACAATTTCGTATCCGACATCAGCATCTCCAAGATCCTGATCACACTTGCGGTCGCTTTTCTGATCGGCTTCTTCATCTATCTGCTCTACAAGCGTGTCTTCAGCGGCGTCCTCTATTCCAAAAGCTTCAACGTCTCCCTGATGGGCATGACCATGATTACCGCTACCGTAATAATCGCCATCAACTCCAATCTGGTGCTGTCGCTCGGTATGGTCGGCGCACTCTCCATCGTCCGCTTCAGAACTCCGATCAAAGATCCGACCGATCTGATCTTCCTGTTCTGGGCAGCGGTGGCAGGGATCGTAACGGGTGCAGGCTTCTTCACGCTTGCCATCGCCGGTTCGGTGATTATCGGCCTCATTCTGTTCCTGTTCATCAAAAATTCTTCGGTGGAAACCCCGTACCTGCTCGTCATCAACTGTGAAGGCGACGACAGCGAACGCGCAGTACACAGCCATCTGAGCAAATCCGTCAAACGCTACAATGTGAAGCAAAAAACCGTAACCGCAGGCAATATTGAGCTTACGCTTGAACTGCGGCTTAACGATAAAGAAGGCAGCTTCGTTAATACCGTATCCGATATCAGCGGCGTAAACAATGCTCTGCTGATCAGCTATAGCGGCGACTATGTATCCTGA
- a CDS encoding polyphosphate polymerase domain-containing protein, producing the protein MNKKLQFRHELKFFINHHQYLILRQRLKSLIDADQNADDSGEYHIRSLYFDDISNTALADKLGGLRERAKYRIRIYNVQDNVIHFEKKIKMDDYIAKIKEPLTREMYNRIMAGNYEALNVPDRPLFMELYNQMRHNLLRPKVIVDYVREPYVCHNGNVRITFDKELRTGLHSTDIFSKELKPVRALDENFIIFEVKFDEYIPEYIRIALQLNGLNRQSASKYVICRKFLKTNIWEDY; encoded by the coding sequence ATGAATAAGAAGCTGCAATTCCGCCATGAACTGAAATTTTTTATTAACCATCATCAATACCTTATCCTGCGGCAGAGGCTGAAAAGCCTGATTGATGCCGACCAGAACGCTGACGACAGCGGAGAGTATCATATCCGGAGCCTTTATTTTGACGACATAAGCAATACGGCTCTGGCCGACAAGCTCGGCGGTCTCCGGGAACGGGCCAAATACCGGATACGAATCTATAACGTTCAGGACAACGTCATTCACTTCGAGAAAAAAATCAAAATGGACGATTATATCGCCAAAATCAAAGAGCCGCTGACGAGGGAAATGTACAACCGGATCATGGCCGGCAACTATGAGGCGCTGAATGTCCCGGACCGTCCGCTGTTCATGGAGCTCTACAACCAGATGCGCCATAATCTGCTGCGCCCGAAGGTGATTGTCGATTATGTCCGCGAGCCCTATGTCTGCCATAACGGCAACGTGCGGATTACGTTTGACAAGGAGCTGCGTACGGGACTGCATTCCACGGATATTTTCAGCAAGGAGCTCAAGCCGGTGCGTGCGCTGGATGAGAACTTCATTATTTTTGAGGTCAAATTCGATGAGTACATACCGGAGTATATCCGGATTGCGCTCCAGCTGAACGGGCTGAACAGGCAGTCCGCTTCAAAATACGTAATATGCCGGAAGTTTTTAAAAACCAACATTTGGGAGGATTATTGA
- a CDS encoding purple acid phosphatase family protein gives MKDFKTLIIAGIIVAVFILLALGMEWLKSERAAATVSPGVPYDLVTTFKGDVSTSRAFTWYTGDPGTAGWLEVAEGGAAAFSAATLLKVQADNTVIQTDLGQKGVHKAEISGLTPGTLYAYRVGSGAEEEWSPVAEFRTAEADSSSVTFINVTDSQGVTPADFRLWGKTVDKAFQTFPDAQFIMHNGDFTEEPEDSAAWDSLWGNVQSLVASVPLMPVTGNHDEAGGVAAGFTSHFNLPGNGAKGSIPGTSYSFDVGPVHMTVLNTESNLKKQAEWLKQDLAGTDKPWKIIAMHRPAYGGNIYRKVGEWTAIFDKYQVDLVLQGHNHEYSRSYPLYQGAIVSEAKTSAAARRGTVYVVTNASGAKFNGKKADQFYHKVHFQNNKQMFAGITVSGSKLTFQAYDVDGSKLDEFVLQH, from the coding sequence ATGAAGGATTTCAAGACCCTCATCATCGCAGGGATCATCGTTGCCGTATTCATTCTGTTGGCCCTCGGCATGGAATGGCTGAAGTCGGAGCGGGCCGCAGCTACTGTTTCTCCGGGCGTGCCATATGACCTGGTCACCACCTTTAAGGGCGATGTCTCCACCAGCCGGGCTTTCACCTGGTATACCGGAGATCCCGGGACTGCCGGGTGGCTTGAGGTTGCAGAGGGCGGCGCGGCAGCTTTTTCAGCGGCAACCCTGTTAAAGGTTCAGGCAGACAATACAGTGATCCAGACAGATCTTGGCCAAAAGGGCGTACACAAAGCAGAGATCAGCGGACTTACACCAGGAACCCTGTATGCTTATAGAGTAGGGAGCGGGGCAGAAGAGGAATGGAGTCCGGTTGCCGAGTTCAGAACGGCGGAGGCTGACAGCAGCAGCGTGACTTTTATTAACGTTACCGATTCTCAGGGCGTTACCCCGGCGGATTTCAGGCTGTGGGGCAAGACCGTAGACAAGGCGTTCCAGACTTTTCCCGATGCGCAGTTTATCATGCATAACGGTGATTTTACGGAGGAACCGGAGGATTCGGCGGCCTGGGACAGTTTGTGGGGGAACGTGCAGAGCCTGGTGGCGTCGGTGCCGCTGATGCCGGTGACGGGGAATCACGATGAGGCCGGCGGAGTGGCCGCGGGCTTCACCTCACATTTTAATCTGCCGGGCAACGGAGCCAAAGGTTCGATCCCCGGCACCTCATACTCCTTCGATGTCGGCCCGGTTCATATGACTGTGCTGAATACGGAGAGCAATCTGAAGAAGCAGGCCGAATGGCTGAAGCAGGACCTCGCGGGCACGGACAAGCCGTGGAAAATCATCGCGATGCACCGTCCGGCCTATGGCGGGAATATATACAGGAAGGTGGGGGAGTGGACGGCGATTTTTGACAAGTATCAGGTGGACCTGGTGCTGCAGGGGCATAATCATGAGTACTCCAGATCCTACCCGCTGTACCAAGGGGCCATTGTTTCTGAAGCAAAGACATCAGCAGCCGCACGGAGAGGAACTGTCTATGTTGTGACTAATGCCTCTGGTGCAAAGTTTAACGGGAAGAAAGCAGACCAATTCTACCATAAGGTTCACTTTCAGAATAACAAGCAGATGTTCGCCGGCATTACTGTGAGCGGATCAAAGCTGACGTTCCAGGCCTATGATGTGGACGGCAGCAAGCTGGATGAGTTTGTACTTCAGCATTAG
- a CDS encoding X2-like carbohydrate binding domain-containing protein gives MVTRKRIRKLGLVVLLAAMTSSLFTAFPAITRAAASEAYNWKSVVTGAGGGFVPGIIFNQSEPDLIYARTDIGGAYRWNQATGSWVSISDAVGWVDWNKNGVDALATDPIDPDKVYMATGTYTNSWDDNGQIMRSSDRGNTWQSTPLPFKVGGNMPGRSAGERLVIDPNKNSILFFGARSGNGLWKSTDSGVTWSKVSSFPNAGTYIQNPTLEYGNDLVGLSWITFDQSTGTLGSATQTIYVGVADTASSVYRSTDGGATWTAIPGQPTGYLPHHGVLSSTGDLYITYSNGVGPYDGSKGEVWKLNTASGAWTNISPSTGTDNWYGFGGLAVDAQHPDTVMVSSLNAWWPDEVIFRSTNGGATWSRIWDWGFYPERTYKFAMDITAAPWLNHGITNSTSLDPSPKLGWMMGDLEIDPFNSDRMMYGTGATIYRTNNLTSWDSGGKVNIAVMAKGVEETAVLGLISPPSGTAHLITALGDVSGFRYEDLTQAPVKFQTSPSWATTTGIDYAELNPAYVVRVGGADKEKTPSMKSIGISNDGGVNWYMPNSEPSNGTKTTAGQGQVAVSASGNSILWSTSDIGVYYSKTTGNSWNVSSGVPAGAKVASDRVNPNKFYAFYAGTFYISTDGGATFSATAAAGFPANNVGGLQPNQAQISMKAMPGIEGDIWFAGGNAVEGKYGLWHSTDSGTSFTKLTNVEEADLIGFGMAAPGQNYMALYTVAKIDGVRGVFRSDDAGSSWVRINDDAHQYAKINMAITGDPRVYGRVYLGTNGRGTLYADPVNPPAASASITPTSASFDKKTANQADIAVTLTLNGTTLSSIKNGTTALSAGADYTVSGTNVTIKKEYLATQATGITRLSFNFSAGAAKTLTIAVSDTTGTANSIISPVTASFDKKTDNQADIPVTLTLNGNTLSSIKNGTAVLTAGTDYTVSGTTVTIKKEYLAAQPVGTTTLSFSFSAGAAQTLAVTIVDTVAPPAGALKVQMYNSGTAASANTISPKFKLVNTGTSAITLSGVKLRYYYTIDGEQTQNFFCDWSQVGSANVTGSFVKMPSATTGADYYLELGFNSSAGSLAAGASIDIQARVAKSDWTNYTQTGDYSFNGADTNYADWSKAPAYISGTLVWGNEPS, from the coding sequence ATGGTGACTCGAAAACGTATCCGTAAACTGGGACTGGTTGTCCTGCTGGCCGCTATGACAAGCTCGTTATTCACTGCCTTTCCAGCGATTACCCGTGCAGCCGCAAGCGAAGCCTATAACTGGAAGAGTGTCGTTACTGGGGCAGGCGGAGGTTTTGTGCCCGGCATTATTTTTAATCAGAGCGAACCGGATTTAATCTATGCGCGCACTGACATCGGCGGCGCTTACCGCTGGAATCAGGCCACCGGCAGCTGGGTATCCATCAGTGATGCGGTAGGCTGGGTAGACTGGAACAAGAATGGTGTAGATGCCCTTGCGACTGATCCCATCGATCCTGACAAGGTATATATGGCTACAGGCACCTATACCAACAGCTGGGATGACAACGGGCAGATTATGCGTTCCAGCGACCGGGGAAATACCTGGCAGTCCACTCCGCTGCCGTTCAAGGTTGGAGGCAATATGCCGGGGCGGTCCGCAGGGGAACGTCTGGTGATCGATCCTAATAAGAACAGCATCCTCTTTTTTGGAGCGCGCAGCGGCAACGGGTTGTGGAAAAGCACAGACTCGGGTGTAACCTGGTCGAAGGTCAGCTCTTTCCCGAATGCCGGCACCTATATCCAGAATCCGACGCTTGAATACGGCAATGACCTGGTCGGATTATCCTGGATTACTTTTGATCAAAGCACAGGCACACTGGGCAGCGCCACACAGACGATCTATGTTGGTGTTGCCGACACTGCAAGCAGCGTATACCGCAGTACCGATGGCGGAGCAACGTGGACGGCGATTCCCGGCCAGCCCACCGGCTACCTGCCGCATCACGGGGTGCTTTCTTCTACAGGGGATCTATATATTACGTACAGTAATGGTGTCGGCCCGTATGATGGCAGCAAAGGTGAAGTCTGGAAGCTGAACACAGCAAGCGGGGCCTGGACCAACATCAGCCCGTCTACCGGAACGGATAACTGGTACGGCTTCGGCGGACTCGCTGTGGATGCCCAGCATCCCGATACAGTTATGGTATCCAGCCTGAATGCCTGGTGGCCGGATGAGGTGATTTTCCGCAGCACGAACGGCGGAGCGACCTGGAGCCGGATCTGGGATTGGGGCTTTTACCCCGAGCGTACCTATAAATTTGCCATGGACATCACTGCGGCACCTTGGCTGAATCATGGTATCACCAATTCGACTTCTCTTGATCCGTCACCGAAGCTGGGCTGGATGATGGGTGATCTGGAGATTGACCCGTTCAACTCCGACCGGATGATGTACGGTACGGGAGCCACGATCTACCGAACGAACAATCTGACCTCCTGGGATTCCGGAGGTAAAGTTAATATTGCGGTAATGGCCAAAGGAGTGGAGGAAACGGCTGTGCTCGGGCTGATCAGCCCTCCCTCAGGAACGGCCCATCTGATTACGGCGCTTGGCGACGTTTCCGGCTTCCGGTATGAAGATTTGACCCAGGCGCCGGTCAAGTTCCAGACCAGCCCGTCCTGGGCAACGACGACGGGCATCGACTATGCAGAACTGAACCCTGCCTACGTGGTGCGGGTAGGGGGCGCAGACAAGGAGAAGACGCCGAGCATGAAGTCGATTGGAATCTCCAACGACGGCGGCGTCAACTGGTACATGCCGAACAGCGAGCCTTCCAACGGCACGAAGACCACCGCAGGACAAGGCCAGGTTGCAGTATCTGCGAGCGGCAATTCCATCCTGTGGAGCACTTCGGATATTGGGGTCTATTATTCCAAAACCACCGGGAACTCCTGGAACGTAAGCTCTGGTGTCCCAGCCGGGGCCAAAGTGGCCTCCGATAGAGTGAACCCGAACAAATTCTATGCGTTCTACGCAGGAACCTTCTATATCAGCACAGATGGCGGAGCTACCTTCAGCGCTACGGCGGCGGCCGGGTTCCCGGCCAATAATGTAGGCGGGCTGCAGCCGAACCAGGCCCAGATCAGCATGAAAGCCATGCCGGGCATCGAAGGAGACATCTGGTTTGCCGGCGGCAATGCGGTGGAAGGCAAATACGGTTTGTGGCACTCTACCGATTCAGGCACAAGCTTCACTAAGCTGACGAACGTGGAGGAAGCCGATCTGATCGGCTTCGGTATGGCCGCTCCGGGCCAGAACTATATGGCACTCTATACGGTAGCCAAGATTGATGGAGTGAGAGGTGTTTTCCGTTCGGATGATGCCGGTTCATCGTGGGTGCGGATCAATGACGATGCCCACCAATACGCCAAAATTAACATGGCAATCACCGGAGACCCCAGAGTTTACGGCCGAGTGTATCTCGGTACGAACGGCAGAGGCACGCTTTACGCCGATCCGGTGAATCCGCCTGCCGCCAGCGCTTCGATTACACCAACCAGCGCCAGCTTTGACAAGAAGACAGCCAACCAGGCGGATATCGCTGTTACCCTGACGCTGAATGGGACTACCCTAAGCTCGATTAAGAATGGTACCACTGCTCTGTCGGCAGGAGCAGATTATACGGTCAGCGGCACCAATGTAACGATCAAGAAGGAGTATCTGGCCACCCAGGCAACCGGTATCACCCGGCTCAGCTTCAATTTCAGCGCAGGTGCGGCGAAGACATTGACCATAGCTGTCAGTGACACCACTGGAACGGCTAATTCAATCATTTCACCGGTCACTGCCAGCTTTGACAAGAAGACGGACAACCAAGCCGATATTCCAGTCACGCTGACGCTGAATGGCAATACCTTAAGCTCGATTAAGAACGGAACTGCTGTGTTGACAGCCGGAACCGATTATACCGTCAGCGGCACAACTGTAACAATTAAGAAAGAATATCTGGCCGCCCAGCCGGTGGGTACAACCACCCTGAGCTTCAGCTTCAGTGCAGGGGCTGCTCAGACGCTGGCTGTTACTATTGTCGATACTGTAGCCCCACCGGCAGGTGCGCTTAAGGTACAGATGTATAATAGCGGGACAGCAGCTTCTGCCAACACGATCAGTCCCAAATTCAAGCTTGTTAATACTGGCACCAGTGCGATTACACTGTCCGGTGTGAAATTAAGATACTATTACACCATTGACGGAGAGCAGACCCAGAATTTCTTCTGTGACTGGTCCCAGGTCGGCAGTGCGAATGTGACTGGCAGCTTTGTCAAAATGCCGTCGGCTACAACCGGCGCCGATTATTATCTGGAGCTTGGATTTAATAGCTCAGCGGGTTCCCTCGCAGCAGGCGCAAGCATCGATATCCAGGCGCGGGTGGCAAAATCGGACTGGACCAATTACACACAGACCGGGGACTATTCCTTTAATGGAGCGGACACCAATTATGCAGACTGGAGTAAAGCTCCAGCCTATATTTCCGGCACTCTGGTGTGGGGGAACGAGCCGTCGTAA
- a CDS encoding SDR family NAD(P)-dependent oxidoreductase, translating to MNLSEKVALVTGGGTGIGRAVSLELAACGATVAVNYSRSEAEALETVQRITDQGGRAMAVQANVARDAEVRKMVETIAGAFGTVDLLVNNASITRYIPMDDLEAATEEVWDELYDVNVKGMFLCARAVAPYMKKNKQGAIVNLGSIAGTTGAGSSLPYAVSKAAVHGLTKSLARALSPDIRVNCVAPGAVATRWWAGREEQMRRLAPNLLLQRIAEPQDIARFICSTLEQEAMTGQIITVDSGQTL from the coding sequence ATGAATTTATCAGAAAAAGTGGCACTGGTCACAGGCGGAGGAACTGGCATCGGCAGAGCAGTAAGCCTCGAACTGGCAGCGTGCGGAGCTACAGTTGCCGTTAATTATTCCCGTTCAGAAGCCGAAGCGCTGGAAACTGTTCAGAGAATAACGGATCAAGGCGGGCGGGCAATGGCTGTACAAGCAAATGTGGCCCGGGACGCAGAAGTGCGGAAAATGGTAGAAACAATTGCTGGAGCCTTCGGAACGGTTGACCTTCTGGTAAATAACGCCAGCATCACCAGGTATATCCCTATGGATGATCTGGAAGCGGCAACGGAAGAAGTATGGGATGAGCTGTACGATGTAAATGTCAAAGGCATGTTCCTGTGCGCGAGAGCCGTGGCGCCTTACATGAAAAAGAACAAACAGGGGGCCATCGTCAATCTCGGCAGCATAGCCGGAACTACTGGTGCCGGCTCCTCTCTTCCCTATGCGGTCTCCAAAGCTGCCGTTCACGGATTAACCAAGTCTCTGGCCCGCGCGCTTTCCCCCGACATCCGGGTCAACTGTGTAGCACCGGGTGCTGTTGCCACCAGGTGGTGGGCAGGCCGGGAAGAACAAATGCGCCGGCTTGCACCAAATCTGCTGCTGCAGCGTATCGCGGAACCGCAGGATATCGCGCGGTTCATCTGCTCCACCCTGGAGCAGGAGGCCATGACCGGACAGATCATCACGGTAGACAGCGGGCAAACACTGTAA